Within the Gracilinema caldarium DSM 7334 genome, the region ACTGTTCCTCGAAATCGTCGTCGCCCCCGATTTCACCAGTGAAGCCCTCGAAATCTTTAGGGCAAAGAAAAACCTCCGGGTCATGCGGGCGACCCTCCCGCCCCAGGATAGGATGGAATGTATTTCTGTTGATGGAGGTCTTCTCGTTCAGTCCCGGGATAACCGGCTTATCGAAAAATGGGAGGTTGTTACCCAAAAAGCACCGGATCCATCAGATATTGATGACATGCTCTTCGGCATGCGGGTCGTTACCTATGTAAAATCCAACGCCATTGTGGTGGTGAAGGACGGCTCCGCCCTCGGTATCGGCGGCGGTCAGACCAACCGTATCTGGGCCGCTTCCCAGGCGCTTGAACGGGCGGCGACGGTAACCGGCCCGGCCGATCGGGCACGGGTCCTCGCATCAGACGCCTTCTTCCCCTTTGCAGACGTGGTCGAAGCCGCCGCCGCCGCAGGGATCACCACCATCATACAGCCCGGCGGCAGTATTCGGGATAAGGAATCTATCGAGGCGGCGGACCGACTGGGCATTGCCATGGTCTTTACCGGTTGCCGGCATTTCAAGCATTAATATTGCAAGCATTGATAAAGGATAACTACCATGAAGGTTCTGGTTATAGGTTCTGGTGGAAGGGAACACGCTCTCGCATGGAAGCTGGCCCAGTCGGTCCGCGTTACAACGGTCTATGTAGCACCGGGAAACGGGGGTACTGCCCTGGAGCACAAGTGCCGCAATGTGCCCGTCCCCGGCTCAGATCCGTCACGGCCCGAAGCGCAGGAATACCTGGTGGATTTTGTCCGCAGGGAAGGCATTGAACTCACCGTAGTAGGCCCCGAAGCCCCTCTTGCGGCGGGGCTTGCAGATCGCTTTACTGCTGCAGGACTTCCGGTTGTCGGGCCCGAAGCGAAGACAGCCCAGCTTGAATCGAGTAAGGCCTATGCCAAGGCTTTTATGGCAAAATACGGAGTACGAACCGCCCGAAGTACCACAGTAAACACCCTCGAGTCAGCCATGGCGCTGGTGACGGAACATTTTGCAGGGAATCCCCCTCACAAGCCCACCGGACGACCTCTCGTCATCAAAGCGGATGGGCTTGCGGCCGGCAAGGGGGTCGTTATTACCGACCGGGCCGACGAAGCGTCTGCGACCATAGAGGAGTTTATGGAACACCGGGCCCTGGGAACCGCCGGAACCACCCTGGTTATCGAAGAATACCTGGAAGGCAAAGAAGTATCCATCCTCGCCGCCGTCCAGGCCGGACCGGACCTGGCACCGGGAACTGCCCGGATCCTGCCCTTTATACCCGCCCGGGACCACAAACGGCGATACGACGGTTCCCAGGGCCCGAACACCGGCGGTATGGGAGCTATTGCACCGGTGGCAGATTTTTCTGAAGCAGCCCGTACCGATTTTGAAAAACATATCTTGGAACCCACCCTGCGGGGACTCGAAGCCGAAGGCCTCAGCTATCGGGGCTTTATTTTCTTTGGCCTCATGGTTCAGGATAATCGCTGTTACCTTTTGGAATACAATGTCCGGTTGGGAGATCCGGAAACCCAGGCGGTGCTCCCCCTTATGGGAAGCGACCTGGCAGAACTCTGCCTGAGCATAGCCGGCGGAACCCTTCATCAATATAACCTTACATGGAAACCGGGCTTTGTTTGCGCCCCCGTGGCAGTCGCCGAAGGGTACCCCGGAACATATCGGAAGGGAGATCCCATCAGTATTGAGAGAGATAAAATT harbors:
- the purD gene encoding phosphoribosylamine--glycine ligase; protein product: MKVLVIGSGGREHALAWKLAQSVRVTTVYVAPGNGGTALEHKCRNVPVPGSDPSRPEAQEYLVDFVRREGIELTVVGPEAPLAAGLADRFTAAGLPVVGPEAKTAQLESSKAYAKAFMAKYGVRTARSTTVNTLESAMALVTEHFAGNPPHKPTGRPLVIKADGLAAGKGVVITDRADEASATIEEFMEHRALGTAGTTLVIEEYLEGKEVSILAAVQAGPDLAPGTARILPFIPARDHKRRYDGSQGPNTGGMGAIAPVADFSEAARTDFEKHILEPTLRGLEAEGLSYRGFIFFGLMVQDNRCYLLEYNVRLGDPETQAVLPLMGSDLAELCLSIAGGTLHQYNLTWKPGFVCAPVAVAEGYPGTYRKGDPISIERDKIAAAGAQVFIAGASMNQKALDTGTPDSGDGEGSLLRTTGGRVLAVSAYGTNLEDARSRAYQGMDGVHFTGMGFRRDIGTC